Proteins encoded in a region of the Paenibacillus sp. E222 genome:
- a CDS encoding valine--tRNA ligase, whose amino-acid sequence MSEQKNSAATEMPTTYDPKAAEQKWYSTWMENGYFKAGQRKDAEPYTIVIPPPNVTGMLHIGHALDFTLQDILIRTKRMQGYDALWLPGSDHAGIATQTKVEQKLREEGQTRYDLGREKFLEKVWDWKEQYATTIRQQWGKMGLSLDYSRERFTLDEGLSQAVRKVFVQLYEKGLIYRGKRIINWDPVNRTALSDIEVEYKEVQGHLYHLRYPLKDGSGYVTVATTRPETMLGDTAVAVHPKDERYADMIGKVLVLPIIGREIPVIADEYVDKDFGSGAVKITPAHDPNDFEVGLRHDLPQITVMDETGTMNAEAGKYQGLDRSDCRKQIVADLQEQGVLINIEDHTHQVGHSERTGAVVEPYLSTQWFVEMKPLAEKAIEKQQSGEGVHFVPDRFEKTYLNWIENVRDWCISRQLWWGHRIPAWYDEETGEVIVSAEDPTTLPEYAGRKLRQDEDVLDTWFSSALWPFSTLGWPEDTEDLKRYYPTSVLVTGYDIIYFWVARMIFTALEFTEEVPFKDVLMHGLVRDADGRKMSKSLGNGVDPLDVIEKYGADAMRYMISTSSTPGQDLRFRWERVEQARNFANKIWNASRFALMNLEGFTYEDRDISGDLGTADYWILHRLNETSRDITRLIEAYEFGETGRLLYNFIWDDLCDWYIEFAKLSFYGEDPVAKKKTQSVLAYVLDQTMRLIHPFMPYISEEIWQHLPHEGETITLASWPVYDPALENPEAVAEMNLLMDTIRAVRNIRAEVNVPMSKKIELMVKANNAETSSIIERNSHYIKRFCNTSEFDSGLDLSSPDKSMTAVITGAELYLPLAGLIDIDQEVARLEKELQNLEGEVLRVEKKLANEGFVAKAPAKVIEEERAKQADYSDKRDKVIARIKELKG is encoded by the coding sequence ATGTCTGAACAAAAAAATTCAGCTGCAACAGAAATGCCAACCACATATGATCCGAAAGCTGCGGAACAAAAATGGTATTCCACTTGGATGGAAAATGGATATTTCAAGGCAGGCCAGCGCAAAGACGCTGAACCTTATACGATTGTAATTCCACCCCCGAACGTAACCGGAATGCTCCATATCGGGCATGCGCTCGATTTTACACTGCAGGATATTCTGATTCGTACCAAGCGGATGCAGGGCTATGATGCACTGTGGCTGCCGGGTTCTGACCATGCAGGTATTGCTACTCAAACCAAAGTAGAGCAGAAATTGCGTGAAGAAGGTCAGACTCGTTATGATCTGGGACGCGAAAAGTTCTTGGAGAAGGTATGGGACTGGAAGGAGCAATACGCAACAACCATTCGTCAGCAATGGGGCAAAATGGGCTTGTCTCTCGATTACTCGCGTGAACGTTTTACACTGGACGAAGGTCTATCCCAGGCTGTACGTAAAGTGTTTGTTCAACTGTATGAAAAAGGCCTCATTTATCGTGGCAAACGAATCATTAACTGGGACCCGGTGAACCGGACTGCACTGTCCGACATTGAGGTTGAATATAAAGAAGTTCAGGGTCACTTGTACCACCTGCGTTATCCGCTCAAAGACGGAAGTGGTTATGTCACAGTAGCGACTACTCGCCCGGAAACGATGCTGGGAGATACGGCAGTTGCTGTTCATCCGAAGGATGAGCGTTACGCAGACATGATTGGCAAGGTGCTCGTTCTGCCTATTATCGGACGCGAAATTCCGGTTATTGCAGATGAGTATGTAGATAAAGATTTCGGAAGCGGCGCCGTGAAAATTACGCCTGCTCATGATCCGAATGACTTCGAAGTGGGCCTCCGTCATGATCTGCCGCAGATTACGGTGATGGATGAGACGGGTACGATGAATGCCGAAGCAGGCAAATATCAGGGACTTGATCGCAGCGACTGCCGTAAGCAGATTGTTGCCGACCTGCAAGAACAGGGCGTATTGATCAACATCGAGGATCATACGCATCAGGTTGGACACAGTGAACGTACAGGAGCTGTCGTTGAGCCATATTTGTCGACACAGTGGTTTGTTGAGATGAAGCCACTCGCAGAAAAAGCGATTGAGAAGCAACAAAGCGGTGAAGGGGTTCATTTTGTTCCGGATCGTTTTGAGAAAACGTATCTGAACTGGATCGAGAATGTTCGTGACTGGTGTATCTCTCGTCAATTGTGGTGGGGTCATCGTATTCCTGCCTGGTATGACGAGGAGACTGGAGAAGTTATTGTATCTGCTGAAGATCCGACAACATTGCCAGAATACGCTGGACGCAAGCTGAGACAGGATGAAGACGTTCTGGATACATGGTTCAGCTCCGCATTATGGCCATTCTCTACATTAGGCTGGCCGGAAGACACGGAAGATCTGAAACGTTATTACCCGACAAGTGTACTCGTAACAGGGTATGACATTATTTATTTCTGGGTGGCGCGCATGATCTTTACCGCTCTGGAGTTCACGGAAGAAGTTCCGTTCAAGGATGTGCTGATGCACGGTCTTGTTCGTGATGCAGACGGACGCAAGATGTCCAAATCGCTCGGCAATGGTGTTGATCCGTTGGATGTGATTGAGAAATATGGTGCGGATGCAATGCGTTACATGATCTCTACAAGCAGCACTCCGGGTCAGGATCTCCGTTTCCGCTGGGAGCGGGTTGAACAGGCTCGTAACTTTGCCAATAAAATCTGGAATGCATCGCGCTTCGCTTTGATGAATCTGGAAGGGTTCACCTATGAAGATCGTGATATTAGTGGAGACCTTGGAACAGCGGATTATTGGATTTTGCACCGCCTGAACGAAACTTCTCGTGATATTACGCGTCTAATCGAAGCATATGAATTTGGAGAAACAGGCCGTTTGCTGTATAACTTTATTTGGGATGACTTGTGTGACTGGTATATTGAATTTGCGAAGTTGTCCTTCTATGGTGAAGATCCGGTTGCCAAGAAGAAAACACAATCGGTACTTGCTTATGTGTTGGATCAGACTATGCGCCTGATTCATCCGTTCATGCCGTACATTTCGGAAGAGATTTGGCAGCATCTGCCGCATGAAGGCGAGACGATTACGTTGGCTTCCTGGCCGGTGTATGACCCTGCGTTGGAGAACCCAGAAGCAGTTGCCGAGATGAACCTGCTTATGGATACCATTCGTGCAGTACGAAACATCCGTGCAGAAGTAAACGTACCAATGAGCAAGAAAATTGAATTGATGGTGAAAGCGAACAACGCAGAGACATCCAGCATCATTGAACGCAACAGCCATTACATCAAACGTTTCTGTAATACGTCCGAGTTCGACAGCGGCCTGGATCTGAGCTCACCGGATAAATCAATGACTGCTGTCATTACTGGGGCTGAGCTGTACTTGCCGCTGGCGGGTCTTATTGATATTGATCAGGAAGTGGCTCGTCTGGAGAAAGAGTTGCAGAACCTTGAGGGCGAAGTACTCCGTGTGGAGAAAAAGCTGGCGAACGAAGGCTTTGTTGCCAAGGCTCCTGCCAAGGTTATCGAGGAAGAGCGCGCCAAGCAAGCGGATTATTCCGATAAACGGGATAAGGTGATTGCACGAATCAAGGAACTGAAAGGTTAA
- a CDS encoding folylpolyglutamate synthase/dihydrofolate synthase family protein yields MTELNGTEIASPLLTYDEAVNWINGLIPFGIRPGLERIEGLMSLLGNPHQRLKFIHVAGTNGKGSTCAFLTSVLLQAGYDVGTFTSPYITKFTNRFQYNGEDIPEETLLKLSNRLYPLVQEMASTPLGSPTMFEVSTALALLYYAEECYPDIVVWETGLGGRMDVTNIVTPVVSVITNIGMDHTDVLGDTIEAIAGEKAGIIKAGVPVVTCATQPEAVKVIQETAERLRSTVYLAGDRFSYHRLDSDENGQSFHFTGPFRDLDVRIRMQGVHQCDNAAGALMVLELLRQYMAFMLDDEDIALGLEHAFWAGRFEKVVDQPRIVLDGAHNPEGAESLAKSIIDVYPHNKLILMMGMLANKHHEAYLQHILPLVDTLILTEPDFRRKMDAADLLQIVERVRPAIAKPELEIIVEPEWAKALDLLKSRTEAEDLGVVSGTLYLIADVRAALLHQTDSEKGW; encoded by the coding sequence ATGACGGAACTTAACGGGACAGAAATAGCATCTCCTTTACTTACCTATGACGAGGCCGTGAACTGGATCAATGGCCTTATTCCTTTTGGCATCCGACCTGGATTGGAACGAATCGAGGGATTGATGTCATTGCTGGGCAATCCTCACCAGCGTCTCAAATTTATTCATGTCGCGGGAACGAACGGCAAAGGTTCGACTTGCGCTTTTTTGACGTCAGTGCTTCTTCAGGCGGGATATGATGTTGGAACGTTCACATCCCCGTATATCACCAAATTCACAAACCGTTTTCAGTACAACGGTGAGGACATCCCGGAAGAAACGTTGCTCAAACTCTCGAACCGTCTGTATCCGTTGGTTCAAGAGATGGCTTCAACTCCCCTTGGATCACCCACGATGTTTGAGGTATCCACAGCACTCGCCCTTCTGTATTATGCGGAAGAGTGCTACCCGGACATTGTGGTATGGGAGACAGGGCTCGGGGGAAGGATGGACGTAACGAATATTGTTACACCCGTGGTATCGGTCATTACCAATATCGGTATGGACCATACGGATGTACTGGGAGATACGATTGAGGCGATTGCTGGAGAGAAGGCAGGCATTATTAAGGCGGGGGTACCCGTTGTTACCTGTGCCACGCAGCCAGAGGCTGTGAAGGTGATTCAGGAAACGGCAGAGCGGCTGCGTTCAACCGTGTATCTGGCGGGAGATCGTTTCTCCTATCATAGGCTGGACAGTGATGAGAACGGACAATCTTTTCATTTTACAGGACCGTTCCGTGATCTGGACGTTCGTATTCGCATGCAGGGCGTACATCAATGCGATAATGCTGCGGGCGCACTTATGGTACTGGAGTTGCTTCGCCAATACATGGCATTTATGCTGGATGATGAAGATATTGCACTTGGACTGGAACATGCCTTCTGGGCAGGACGGTTCGAGAAAGTGGTTGATCAGCCCCGCATTGTTCTGGATGGAGCACATAATCCGGAGGGTGCCGAATCACTGGCCAAGAGCATTATCGACGTATATCCTCACAACAAGTTAATTTTGATGATGGGCATGCTGGCGAATAAGCATCACGAAGCGTATTTGCAGCATATACTGCCACTAGTGGATACGCTGATCCTGACCGAGCCAGATTTCCGACGCAAAATGGATGCAGCCGATTTGCTGCAGATCGTCGAACGGGTACGTCCCGCCATTGCGAAACCGGAGCTGGAAATCATCGTCGAGCCCGAATGGGCAAAGGCACTTGATCTATTGAAGTCACGGACGGAAGCGGAAGATCTGGGGGTGGTGTCCGGCACATTGTACCTCATTGCAGATGTGCGGGCAGCCCTTTTGCATCAAACCGATTCTGAAAAAGGTTGGTGA
- the murC gene encoding UDP-N-acetylmuramate--L-alanine ligase, with translation MSAIARVMLEMGYTVTGSDVASQELTEKLAAKGAKIYIGHTAEHVNGADLVVYSTAAPADNVERVAAEKLNIPILHRAQMLARLLNERKGVAVAGAHGKTTTSSMIALVMDKCDTDPTYIIGGEIMNVGTNAKAGQGDWVVAEADESDGSFLQYHPWLGIVTNIEADHLENYNSDFEELKKAYVQFLSQIRPEGTAIVCADDENVQAILPELKSRVTTYGIDYAADYTATDIVLGDRRISFTMSHQGNVLGTVELSVPGKHNVYNAMATVITCLEAGIPFEKITAAIIQFHGAKRRFQVLGEARDMLIIDDYAHHPTEIEATISAAKATGKRIIAVFQPQRYTRTFFLLDAFSRAFAEADEVLITDIYSPAGEKQIEGVHSARLVELIVQNSNASARYLPTKEEVVADLQNRLQPGDLVLTMGAGDIWKVGDTLAKGLK, from the coding sequence ATGAGTGCCATCGCGAGAGTTATGCTTGAGATGGGATACACCGTTACCGGATCGGATGTCGCTTCACAGGAGTTGACCGAGAAGCTGGCAGCCAAGGGAGCGAAAATATATATCGGACATACAGCAGAGCACGTAAATGGGGCAGACCTCGTTGTCTACTCTACGGCTGCTCCGGCTGATAATGTGGAGCGGGTAGCAGCTGAAAAGCTGAACATCCCGATTCTGCATCGCGCCCAGATGCTCGCACGTTTGCTGAATGAGCGCAAAGGTGTGGCTGTAGCCGGGGCTCATGGCAAAACAACCACGTCATCCATGATTGCACTTGTTATGGATAAATGTGATACAGACCCGACATACATTATTGGCGGGGAGATCATGAACGTGGGGACCAACGCCAAGGCAGGTCAAGGCGACTGGGTCGTTGCCGAGGCGGATGAGAGCGACGGTTCATTTTTGCAGTATCACCCTTGGCTCGGTATTGTGACGAATATTGAAGCGGATCATCTTGAGAACTACAACAGTGATTTTGAGGAACTCAAAAAGGCTTATGTGCAGTTCCTGAGTCAGATTCGTCCAGAAGGCACGGCTATTGTGTGTGCTGACGACGAGAATGTTCAGGCCATTTTGCCAGAGCTGAAATCACGGGTAACCACATACGGCATTGATTATGCTGCTGATTATACGGCAACAGATATCGTGCTTGGCGACCGCCGAATTTCCTTCACGATGAGCCATCAGGGCAATGTGTTGGGTACGGTGGAGCTGTCAGTTCCAGGTAAACATAACGTTTATAATGCGATGGCTACGGTCATCACCTGTCTGGAAGCAGGTATTCCATTTGAGAAAATTACGGCTGCCATTATCCAGTTCCATGGAGCAAAACGCAGATTCCAGGTGCTGGGCGAGGCGCGTGATATGCTGATTATTGATGACTATGCGCATCACCCGACCGAGATTGAGGCTACAATCAGTGCGGCCAAAGCAACGGGGAAACGTATCATTGCGGTATTCCAGCCACAGCGTTACACACGTACGTTCTTCCTGCTTGATGCGTTCAGTCGTGCCTTTGCAGAAGCGGATGAGGTTCTCATTACCGACATCTATTCCCCTGCGGGTGAAAAACAGATTGAAGGTGTTCACTCGGCTAGGCTGGTTGAACTCATCGTTCAAAACAGTAATGCTTCTGCACGTTATCTTCCGACAAAGGAAGAAGTTGTGGCAGATTTGCAGAACCGTCTTCAGCCAGGCGATCTTGTGCTCACGATGGGTGCAGGTGATATCTGGAAAGTTGGCGATACACTTGCCAAAGGGTTGAAATAA
- a CDS encoding SPOR domain-containing protein, protein MSNARMTFRFGDNESDKPEKKGIPTSSTFAALSEEIPHSPTPTPTQLNTTPSWTPEEIPGDWGETMLTGSTVPEPYPRTDKDSKLDEPRYSYNHLSAYPGDEDENRSDENYGGHDWLADSENYSYKRNRPPRGWKMIGSVTGALVTGALFGMVILSFFNREGAVDPGSKMPANQAVSAVTGQQGVAGSEQQLQATTTGGSYYALQYGVFSSPERAEQAKVELSQAGIAAGSDPEDGNRVYAGISADREEAKLLSSRLKAEGVELYVKEIVNPEVNPAVFGGKAEDVKQFFASGSALVEQLSTLSIQQLGQSVPEAVSTETMTSLQNQHQLWLTGLNSIAPGLSADVQPYVSAMEKSMNSAVTAIAEYNKNPANVYMWSVQSDLMEYVLQQKKWLEAIKQ, encoded by the coding sequence GTGAGCAATGCTAGAATGACGTTTCGCTTTGGGGATAACGAGTCGGACAAGCCTGAAAAAAAGGGGATACCCACATCCAGCACATTTGCAGCTTTGAGTGAAGAAATTCCGCACAGTCCAACGCCAACACCAACGCAGTTGAATACAACACCTTCATGGACACCAGAGGAAATACCCGGTGACTGGGGAGAGACGATGCTGACAGGCTCCACTGTACCTGAACCTTACCCAAGAACGGACAAGGATTCTAAACTCGATGAGCCCCGATACAGTTATAATCATCTAAGTGCGTATCCGGGAGATGAGGACGAGAACAGATCGGACGAGAATTATGGAGGCCATGATTGGCTTGCAGATAGTGAAAACTACTCGTATAAGCGAAATCGCCCCCCGAGGGGTTGGAAAATGATTGGTTCAGTAACGGGTGCGCTTGTAACCGGGGCCCTCTTTGGCATGGTTATTCTTTCTTTTTTTAATCGGGAAGGGGCTGTAGATCCTGGGAGCAAGATGCCCGCCAATCAGGCGGTATCGGCCGTGACAGGTCAGCAGGGAGTGGCAGGTTCGGAACAGCAGCTCCAGGCAACGACTACAGGCGGCAGCTATTATGCACTGCAATATGGTGTATTCAGTTCTCCTGAACGCGCTGAACAGGCGAAGGTGGAGCTGTCCCAGGCAGGGATTGCGGCAGGCTCCGATCCGGAGGATGGTAACCGGGTATATGCAGGCATTTCGGCTGACCGTGAGGAGGCCAAGCTGCTCAGCTCAAGGCTTAAGGCCGAAGGTGTGGAGCTGTACGTTAAGGAAATTGTCAACCCTGAAGTGAATCCGGCAGTTTTCGGCGGAAAAGCAGAGGATGTGAAGCAATTCTTCGCAAGTGGGTCGGCCTTGGTTGAACAACTGTCTACCCTCTCGATCCAGCAGCTTGGTCAGTCTGTTCCTGAAGCCGTTTCAACCGAAACGATGACCTCTTTACAGAACCAGCATCAGCTCTGGCTAACCGGTTTAAATAGTATCGCGCCAGGTCTGAGTGCAGACGTACAACCCTATGTATCCGCGATGGAAAAATCGATGAACAGTGCGGTAACGGCTATTGCCGAATACAACAAAAATCCGGCTAATGTGTATATGTGGTCCGTACAGTCCGATCTGATGGAATATGTATTACAGCAAAAAAAATGGCTTGAAGCGATAAAACAATAA
- a CDS encoding DUF4321 domain-containing protein, with amino-acid sequence MKKNFGMLLLFLLLGWLAGAWIAKALQPVKAVAFLTKATTIRWSPQADLDIISYDISFQFQMSLLSLIGIIAAVWLYRRL; translated from the coding sequence ATGAAAAAAAACTTCGGCATGTTATTGCTGTTTCTGCTGCTCGGCTGGCTGGCCGGTGCGTGGATCGCCAAGGCACTGCAGCCTGTAAAGGCCGTTGCCTTTCTAACGAAAGCCACGACCATTCGTTGGTCGCCGCAGGCTGATCTGGATATTATCAGTTATGATATTTCATTTCAATTTCAAATGAGCCTCCTGAGCTTGATTGGTATTATTGCTGCTGTATGGCTGTATCGCAGGTTATAG
- a CDS encoding nucleoside triphosphate pyrophosphatase: protein MDKTQQRRIILASTSPRRKELIASLHLAFEVIPSHADEDTPPEWTPEQTVQELAMRKALAVYRGLEGREQDAVIVGSDTVVVLDGDILGKPVDEADAVRMLSRLQGRVHRVFTGVACIDAGNGQSMVQYRQTDVTMKELSDATIRAYVQTGEPSDKAGSYAIQGIGASLIERVEGCYFNVVGLPLSLLSDMLDGFGVHVLPRT from the coding sequence TTGGATAAAACACAACAGCGTCGCATTATTCTGGCTTCGACATCGCCACGGCGTAAAGAACTGATCGCATCACTCCATCTAGCTTTTGAAGTAATACCAAGTCACGCCGATGAAGATACACCGCCGGAATGGACTCCTGAACAGACGGTACAGGAACTTGCGATGCGTAAGGCGCTTGCCGTTTATCGCGGACTGGAAGGCCGTGAACAGGACGCAGTTATTGTTGGTAGTGACACTGTTGTCGTTCTGGACGGTGATATTCTCGGTAAACCCGTAGACGAAGCGGACGCTGTACGTATGTTATCTCGTCTACAGGGTCGTGTACACCGTGTTTTCACGGGAGTAGCTTGTATCGATGCAGGAAATGGACAATCCATGGTTCAGTATCGGCAGACGGATGTAACGATGAAGGAACTGTCTGACGCTACGATTCGTGCGTATGTTCAGACTGGAGAGCCTTCGGACAAGGCAGGATCATATGCCATTCAGGGCATTGGTGCTTCACTGATAGAACGTGTTGAAGGATGTTATTTCAATGTGGTGGGACTACCGTTGTCCTTGCTTAGCGATATGCTGGATGGATTCGGCGTACATGTACTGCCACGAACATGA
- the radC gene encoding DNA repair protein RadC: MESPQYMMRDIPQEERPRERMMEYGAGALSHAELLAILLRTGTRQESAVHMAQRILTEAGGIRSLMDLSLEELTAMKGIGMAKAVQLKASIELGHRIAKSRLTQSTSIRTPRDAADILTEQLRYLQKEHFVCLFLNSKNHIIAQETLSMGSLNASIVHPREVFRAAIKCSSASIVCAHNHPSGDPTPSPEDIQITKRLIEAGSIVGIDVLDHIIIGDGTYVSLKEKGLV, from the coding sequence ATGGAGTCGCCTCAATATATGATGCGCGACATCCCCCAGGAAGAACGCCCGAGAGAACGCATGATGGAATACGGGGCGGGCGCCTTAAGCCATGCTGAATTGCTGGCGATCTTACTTCGAACAGGCACAAGACAGGAGTCCGCAGTGCATATGGCACAGCGGATTCTGACCGAAGCGGGTGGAATTCGCTCGTTGATGGATTTGAGCCTGGAAGAACTGACTGCAATGAAGGGAATCGGCATGGCCAAGGCTGTACAGCTGAAAGCCAGCATTGAGCTTGGTCATCGGATTGCGAAGAGCAGACTTACACAGTCAACTTCAATCCGTACCCCTCGTGATGCGGCCGATATTCTTACCGAACAATTACGTTACTTGCAGAAAGAACACTTTGTGTGTCTTTTCCTGAATAGCAAAAACCACATTATTGCCCAGGAAACACTCTCCATGGGTAGCCTTAACGCTTCGATTGTACATCCGCGTGAAGTGTTCCGGGCTGCCATCAAATGCAGCAGCGCCTCTATTGTGTGCGCACACAACCATCCCAGTGGTGATCCTACGCCTAGTCCAGAGGACATCCAAATAACCAAAAGACTGATCGAGGCCGGCTCAATTGTCGGCATAGACGTGCTGGATCACATTATTATCGGAGATGGGACGTACGTAAGTTTGAAGGAGAAGGGCTTAGTATAA
- a CDS encoding rod shape-determining protein — protein sequence MFGGFNKDLGIDLGTANTLVYVRGKGIVVREPSVVAIRTDTKTIEAVGESAKKMIGRTPGNIRAIRPMKDGVIADFDTTATMIKYFIRQAQKQRSMFQRHPNVMVCVPSGITAVEQRAVEDATKQAGAREAYTIEEPFAAAIGADLPVWEPTGSMVVDIGGGTTEVAVISLGGIVTSRSVRVAGDEMDESVIQYIKRQYNLMIGERTSEQLKMDIGSAMPLEQVETMEIRGRDLVTGLPKTITITSDEISEALADTVNAIVEAVKVTLEKCPPELAADIMDRGIVLTGGGALLRNLDKLLAGETGMPVIVAENPLDCVAIGTGKALENIHLFKSRSSSAVRSKR from the coding sequence ATGTTTGGTGGTTTTAACAAAGATTTGGGGATTGACTTGGGGACAGCGAATACACTCGTTTATGTACGTGGAAAAGGAATTGTGGTACGGGAACCTTCCGTAGTTGCTATTCGGACTGATACCAAAACTATTGAGGCAGTAGGGGAATCTGCCAAAAAAATGATTGGACGTACACCTGGTAACATTCGTGCCATTCGTCCAATGAAAGACGGCGTTATTGCCGATTTCGATACAACAGCAACAATGATCAAGTACTTTATTCGTCAGGCGCAGAAGCAACGTTCCATGTTCCAGCGTCATCCTAACGTGATGGTATGTGTACCATCCGGGATTACAGCGGTAGAACAACGTGCGGTTGAAGATGCAACAAAACAAGCTGGTGCTCGTGAAGCCTACACGATTGAAGAGCCTTTTGCAGCTGCAATCGGTGCAGATCTTCCAGTGTGGGAACCAACGGGAAGCATGGTTGTAGATATCGGTGGTGGTACGACCGAAGTGGCAGTTATTTCCCTGGGCGGGATTGTAACAAGCCGTTCGGTTCGTGTCGCTGGTGACGAGATGGATGAATCCGTGATTCAATACATTAAACGCCAGTATAATCTGATGATCGGTGAACGTACATCCGAGCAGTTGAAGATGGATATCGGATCAGCTATGCCGCTTGAGCAAGTAGAAACGATGGAAATTCGTGGACGCGACCTCGTAACAGGTCTGCCGAAGACGATTACGATTACATCGGATGAAATCAGCGAAGCTTTGGCGGATACGGTGAATGCCATTGTTGAAGCTGTAAAAGTAACCTTGGAGAAATGTCCTCCTGAGTTGGCAGCGGATATTATGGACCGTGGTATTGTTCTCACAGGTGGCGGCGCACTGCTTCGTAATCTGGACAAGCTGCTTGCTGGTGAGACAGGAATGCCTGTGATCGTAGCAGAGAACCCGCTCGATTGCGTTGCAATCGGAACAGGTAAAGCGCTTGAGAATATTCATTTGTTCAAGAGCAGAAGCAGTTCGGCAGTTCGTTCCAAACGTTAA
- the mreC gene encoding rod shape-determining protein MreC: MVELFKLLGNKRLFVLLVGLVTFIALMGFTLGPRTALSWPEKFLKDSVGFVQYVFYKPASSVAGFFKDLANMRTVYQENEELRIAMGHYTRDRLKYNEMDKKIAQLEENLKFTEEQRNRYNYDTRIAQVISANSDPNSRSINIDIGENAGIKPGMAVTSLDGLVGVVSHVSSYTSTVNLLTSMDANDPTSNAIAATAVGKEKVFGMIESYDPKSGMLKMTKISEDSDIKKGDEIISSGIINNFPKYMRIGEVQKVEVGEYGLTRTAIIKPYASFLDWKELIVIIPPEVKE; the protein is encoded by the coding sequence GTGGTCGAACTGTTTAAACTGCTGGGTAACAAAAGACTTTTTGTTTTGCTGGTGGGCCTTGTTACATTTATCGCGTTAATGGGCTTTACGCTCGGTCCGCGAACCGCTCTATCCTGGCCGGAGAAATTCCTGAAGGATTCAGTCGGATTTGTACAATACGTATTTTACAAGCCCGCTTCTTCTGTAGCGGGCTTTTTCAAAGATTTGGCGAACATGCGTACGGTATATCAAGAAAATGAAGAGCTTCGTATTGCGATGGGGCACTATACCCGGGATCGACTGAAATACAATGAGATGGACAAAAAAATTGCGCAGCTGGAAGAAAATCTCAAATTCACTGAGGAGCAACGGAACCGATACAATTATGATACGCGAATTGCTCAGGTCATCAGCGCCAATTCCGACCCCAACAGCAGATCGATCAATATTGATATTGGCGAAAATGCCGGAATCAAACCAGGCATGGCGGTGACCTCGCTGGATGGTCTGGTTGGGGTTGTCAGTCATGTCAGCTCGTATACGTCAACGGTTAATCTGCTAACCTCTATGGACGCCAATGACCCAACATCCAATGCCATCGCAGCTACAGCCGTGGGCAAAGAAAAAGTGTTTGGCATGATTGAGAGTTATGATCCAAAATCCGGCATGCTCAAAATGACCAAGATCTCGGAAGATTCAGATATTAAAAAGGGTGATGAAATCATCTCCTCCGGGATTATCAACAATTTTCCAAAGTACATGCGCATCGGAGAAGTGCAAAAGGTTGAAGTTGGGGAATATGGTTTGACACGGACTGCGATTATTAAGCCTTATGCAAGCTTCCTTGACTGGAAAGAGCTGATTGTCATTATCCCACCTGAGGTAAAAGAATAA
- the mreD gene encoding rod shape-determining protein MreD, giving the protein MITRKQVLFLLLFVLFIVEGTILPLLIPSAWQTRISANLVYIVILFIAVYHHRHTALVLGICFGLLHDVVFYGEMIGPYGFSMGLSAYMMGLIFQAPRAPLPVMVSVVLLGSLLNDTMLFFLYKLFQLNHVTFDWALLEYMIPNLFIHFVFALIIYVPLRKQLERIGKRKSKAQEAS; this is encoded by the coding sequence ATGATAACGCGCAAGCAAGTCTTATTCCTGTTACTGTTCGTTTTGTTCATTGTTGAAGGAACGATTCTTCCGCTGCTCATTCCTTCAGCCTGGCAAACGCGTATTTCTGCCAACCTGGTCTACATCGTGATTTTGTTTATTGCTGTATATCATCATCGGCACACGGCGTTGGTGCTTGGCATATGTTTTGGACTATTGCACGATGTCGTGTTCTACGGCGAAATGATTGGACCATACGGATTTTCGATGGGATTATCGGCATATATGATGGGACTTATTTTTCAAGCGCCGCGCGCACCACTGCCGGTTATGGTTTCCGTCGTCCTTTTGGGAAGTTTGCTGAATGACACCATGTTATTCTTTCTGTACAAGCTCTTCCAACTCAATCATGTGACATTTGACTGGGCGTTGCTTGAATACATGATTCCCAATTTGTTCATTCATTTTGTGTTTGCGCTTATCATTTATGTTCCTCTTCGGAAACAACTGGAGCGGATTGGTAAGAGAAAGAGCAAAGCACAAGAAGCTTCTTGA